Proteins encoded together in one Bombyx mori chromosome 24, ASM3026992v2 window:
- the LOC101745962 gene encoding tetratricopeptide repeat protein 1-like, whose translation MSDRLQNTCKTSNEAVINDITRDLETSLNTNENTEGYVIQPGTSEEQCFSTETAKNHTELPKDAEFDADHNASDNEDDKESDTDSIDEEHLKDDEVALTDDQKAERLIMAEELKQAGNNSYKCGEYERSVEKYTEGLRLCPLQFDKVRAILYCNRSAARMKLKKYQKSIKDCTKALELDDKYVKAYLRRASSNELLEKYQDALSDYEKALELDPSLEETRKAVVRLKPIVEAKNEEMKKEMLGKLKDLGNMILKPFGLSTENFNMEQDPETKGYKINFKQ comes from the exons aTGTCTGATAGGCTTCAAAATACGTGCAAAACTTCCAATGAGGCTGTAATTAATGACATCACAAGGGATTTGGAAACATCGCTCAATACTAACGAAAATACTGAAGGATATGTCATTCAGCCTGGTACTAGTGAGGAACAATGCTTTTCTACAGAAACAGCGAAAAATCATACAg AACTACCCAAAGATGCAGAATTCGACGCTGACCATAACGCATCAGACAACGAAGATGACAAAGAAAGCGATACAGATTCTATAGATGAAGAACATCTAAAAGATGACGAGGTAGCACTAACGGATGACCAGAAAGCAGAAAGGCTGATCATGGCCGAGGAATTGAAACAGGCCGGAAACAATTCTTACAAATGTGGAGAGTATGAGAGAAGTGTAGAGAAATACACCGAAG GTTTGAGATTATGTCCTCTTCAATTCGACAAAGTACGTGCGATTCTATATTGCAACAGGAGTGCGGCTAGGATGAAATTGAAAAAGTATCAAAAGTCAATCAAGGACTGCACTAAAGCACTGGAACTCGATGACAAATATGTCAAAGCGTACTTAAG GCGTGCCTCGTCCAACGAGCTATTGGAAAAGTATCAAGACGCCTTGAGCGATTATGAGAAGGCTCTAGAATTGGACCCGTCTTTGGAGGAGACCAGGAAAGCCGTGGTCCGCCTGAAGCCGATCGTGGAAGCCAAGAATGAGGAAATGAAGAAAGAGATGCTGGGGAAACTGAAGGATCTGGGGAACATGATACTGAAGCCGTTCGGTCTGTCCACGGAGAACTTTAATATGGAACAGGACCCGGAGACGAAAggatacaaaattaattttaagcaataa